A stretch of Colletotrichum lupini chromosome 2, complete sequence DNA encodes these proteins:
- a CDS encoding tRNA pseudouridine synthase D — MDWRGNQALRVMATSSPSWKDVVCRVTASNLETDHNTNNNKILFFSLSVFILPITETDLTVLQVISIPAPSEDERQQRDVIRSSNFTMASSTSMTVVDVHTHMYPPSYVKILESRTTIPVVRSFPQTPDPRLILLASEEQALDEATKDPSAKPPGRPLTSHYASLDQKVHFMDTHKINISVISLANPWLDFIDASESGAMAKGVNEEFDGMCAAHPGRLFFFAALPLTASLETILEAINHVKALKYCRGIILGTSGLGKGLDDPDLLPIFKAIAAARLTIFLHPHYGLPNDVWGPRASNEYGHVLPLALGFPMETTIAVARMYLAGVFDDVPELRMLLAHSGGTLPFLAGRIESCIMHDGQLVREGKVGKGRRTIWSVLKEQIYLDAVIYSEVGLKAAIDASGADRLMFGTDHPFFPPLTSDEQGEWESVSMNADAVAVAVGEGSEQAKAIMGGNAIEILRLKVWWDRITPPAKFHPIYHFLLAIPENMAIGPAIFTSFYSREQTNSHYTSIEITMAAEVRRSNGTRLDASLGITERIAPSMVAWTGDMRKRYTDFQVYEINKDGSVLHLTETRLPPPPKETTPPPPAPPAPAVPVVEEKKGEEEPKPEEPSKDGEAAEKPAAVIPEVPAEDIALLASLTNDDFANQLVTIYKTISADKMAKTEPVTSPIMDDKDRRSQLHQNVRRIFNSTIDTTTDPTGAIVARVPPPRGKGKGMRGGRDNNNNNRENNKQKKKQPKAVAPGEGEYLHFTLYKENRDTMDALHQISKALRIKPQAIGTAGTKDRRAATTQRCSVRGQRADALLRARLFGVTVGDYRYAHSPIHLGAHRGNEFVIALKDCLVAGNPDLPPADRSSQIRASVEAAMASMHNPGWINYFGHQRFGTHAIGTHEVGRLLLQGDFEAAVNAILYYDESIAQRALAGEVPDQGHARDELNRHRACKVFRDGGSAEEALSHLPRRFSAEASLIRHLGRSTAPSRRDFTGALTSITRGLRNMYLHAYQSYVWNHAASHRWRLYGKNVVEGDLVLDTSADADADADNEGGDDDADSSSAPARVLTAEEAASGTYTIHDIVLPSPGHAVAYPTNAIGEFYTTFMRDNGGLDPHDMLRRHREFSLPGAYRKVVVRFLSEPSFEVRAYEDGEEQMHPTDMDRIRAAAGRGGNGKKRGRQEDENAEDQDAAKKVKTEAGAAGVDGEAAADEPMHDAPAQTSEPKQEQEPEQQAETATADPNGTPSTPEKTKTAVVVTFQLPKSAYATVALRELMGVDESEVAAAPTAASAAPAAAITDTTAAAPEAAEASPLHGSKSIYMYNATYKANPTLTNPLKSFCLYCSKPNRQSLGYTIMPTVFAEYPPPPPLVQVHVCLRYIYPESKSDPLKA; from the exons ATGGATTGGAGGGGGAACCAGGCGTTGCGGGTCATGGCGACCTCATCACCTTCCTGGAAAGATGTAGTTTGTCGGGTAACTG CTTCCAACTTGGAAACAGACCACAACACCAACAATAACAAGATTCTGTTCTTTTCCT TGAGCGTCTTCATCTT ACCAATCACCGAGACTGACTTGACTGTACTTCAAGTCATCTCAATACCAGCTCCAAGTGAAGACGAAAGGCAGCAAAGGGACGTCATCAGATCGTCCAATTTCACAATGGCCTCATCAACATCCATGACGGTGGTGGACGTCCACACCCACATGTACCCCCCGTCCTACGTCAAGATCCTCGAATCTAGAACCACCATTCCCGTCGTGCGCAGCTTCCCGCAAACACCAGACCCGCGCCTCATCCTCCTGGCCTCGGAGGAACAAGCCCTCGATGAGGCTACCAAGGATCCTTCAGCGAAGCCTCCTGGCCGGCCGCTGACCTCTCACTACGCCTCGCTCGACCAAAAGGTCCACTTCATGGACACGCACAAGATCAACATCTCGGTCATCTCCTTGGCGAACCCGTGGCTCGACTTCATCGATGCCTCCGAATCTGGCGCCATGGCCAAGGGCGTCAACGAGGAGTTCGACGGCATGTGCGCCGCACACCCGGGccgcctcttcttctttgctGCTCTGCCTCTAACGGCATCACTCGAGACCATCTTGGAGGCCATCAACCACGTCAAAGCCCTCAAGTACTGCCGCGGCATCATCCTCGGCACTTCGGGGCTCGGCAAGGGCCTCGACGACCCGGACCTGCTGCCCATCTTCAAGGCCATCGCCGCCGCCCGCCTGACCATCTTCCTGCACCCGCACTACGGGCTGCCCAACGACGTCTGGGGTCCCAGGGCGAGCAACGAGTACGGCCACGTTCTTCCCCTGGCCCTGGGTTTCCCGATGGAGACCACCATCGCCGTGGCACGCATGTACCTGGCTGGCGTCTTCGATGACGTCCCAGAGCTGCGCATGCTTCTGGCGCACAGCGGAGGCACGCTGCCTTTCCTGGCGGGACGCATCGAGAGCTGCATCATGCACGACGGGCAGCTGGTGCGCGAGGGCAAGGTCGGCAAGGGCCGCCGGACGATTTGGAGCGTGCTCAAGGAGCAGATCTACCTCGACGCCGTCATCTACTCAGAGGTTGGGCTGAAGGCGGCCATCGATGCCAGTGGAGCGGATAGACTCATGTTTGGCACTGATCATCCCTTCTTCCCGCCATTGACCTCTGATGAGCAGGGCGAGTGGGAGAGTGTGAGCATGAATGCTGATGCCGTTGCTGTGGCGGTGGGTGAGGGAAGCGAGCAGGCCAAGGCCATCATGGGCGGCAATGCGATTGAGATTTTGAGACTAAAG GTTTGGTGGGACCGAATTACACCGCCTGCCAAATTTCATCCCATTTACCACTTTCTGCTGGCAATTCCTGAAAATATGGCAATTGGCCCCGCGAT TTTTACTTCCTTTTACTCGAGAGAACAGACCAATTCTCATTACACGTCAATTGAGATCACAATGGCGGCTGAAGTCCGCCGCTCTAACGGCACGCGCCTTGATGCGTCCCTCGGCATCACTGAGCGCATTGCGCCGAGTATGGTCGCTTGGACTGGAGACATGCGCAAAAG ATACACCGACTTCCAAGTCTACGAAATTAACAAAGATGGTTCCGTCCTCCACCTCACAGAAACTCGCCTTCCCCCGCCGCCAAAGGAGACCACGCCGCCTCCACCAGCACCTCCTGCACCTGCTGTTCCCGTAGTAGAAGAGAAGAAGGGAGAAGAAGAGCCGAAGCCAGAAGAGCCATCGAAAGATGGAGAGGCCGCCGAAAAGCCCGCCGCGGTCATCCCCGAAGTCCCCGCTGAGGACATTGCCCTCCTCGCCTCCCTCACAAACGACGACTTCGCCAACCAGCTCGTCACCATCTACAAGACGATATCCGCTGACAAGATGGCCAAAACCGAGCCCGTCACATCCCCCATCATGGACGACAAGGACAGGCGCTCCCAGCTCCACCAAAACGTCCGCCGCATCTTCAACTCCACCATCGACACCACCACCGATCCCACGGGCGCTATCGTCGCCCGAGTCCCTCCCCCTCGCGGCAAGGGCAAGGGCATGCGTGGCGGCCgcgacaacaacaacaacaaccgcGAGAACAATAaacagaagaagaagcagccCAAGGCCGTGGCCCCCGGCGAGGGCGAGTACCTCCACTTCACCCTCTACAAGGAGAACCGCGACACCATGGACGCCCTGCACCAAATCTCCAAGGCCCTCCGCATCAAACCCCAGGCCATCGGCACCGCAGGCACAAAAGACCGCCGCGCCGCCACCACGCAGCGCTGCTCCGTCCGCGGCCAGCGCGCCGACGCCCTCCTTCGCGCCCGCCTCTTTGGCGTCACCGTCGGCGACTACCGCTACGCCCACTCGCCCATTCACCTCGGCGCCCACAGGGGCAACGAGTTCGTCATCGCCCTCAAAGACTGCCTCGTCGCCGGCAACCCCGACCTTCCCCCCGCCGACCGCTCCTCCCAGATCCGCGCCTCCGTCGAGGCCGCCATGGCGAGCATGCACAACCCGGGCTGGATAAACTACTTTGGCCACCAACGCTTCGGCACCCACGCCATCGGCACCCACGAGGTAGGCCGGCTCCTCCTGCAAGGCGACTTTGAAGCCGCCGTCAACGCGATCCTCTACTACGACGAGTCCATCGCCCAGCGCGCCCTCGCGGGCGAAGTCCCGGACCAGGGCCACGCCCGCGACGAGCTGAACCGCCACCGCGCCTGCAAGGTCTTCCGCGACGGCGGCTCCGCAGAGGAAGCCCTCTCCCACCTGCCCCGCCGCTTCTCCGCCGAGGCGAGCCTCATCCGCCACCTCGGCCGCTCCACCGCCCCGTCCCGAAGAGACTTCACCGGCGCCCTCACGAGCATCACCCGCGGCCTGCGCAACATGTACCTCCACGCCTACCAGTCCTACGTGTGGAACCACGCCGCAAGCCACCGCTGGCGCCTCTACGGCAAGAACGTAGTCGAAGGCGACCTCGTCCTCGACACTTCTGCCGACGCAGATGCAGACGCGGACAACGAAGGAGGAGACGACGACGCAGACTCCTCCTCCGCCCCAGCCCGCGTCCTCACCGCCGAAGAAGCCGCCTCGGGAACCTACACCATCCACGACATCGTCCTCCCCTCCCCGGGCCACGCCGTGGCCTACCCCACCAACGCCATCGGCGAATTCTACACAACCTTCATGCGCGACAACGGCGGCCTCGACCCGCACGACATGCTCCGCCGCCACCGCGAATTCAGCCTGCCGGGAGCGTACCGCAAGGTCGTCGTGCGCTTTCTCTCGGAACCCAGCTTCGAGGTCCGCGCGTACGAGGACGGCGAGGAGCAGATGCATCCCACCGACATGGACCGCATCCGCGCAGCAGCTGGGCGTGGCGGGAATGGGAAGAAGCGGGGCCGTCAGGAGGATGAGAACGCCGAGGATCAAGATGCGGCGAAGAAGGTCAAGACCGAGGCGGGTGCGGCGGGAGTGGATGGCGAAGCTGCGGCGGATGAGCCGATGCACGACGCGCCGGCACAGACCTCGGAACCGAAGCAGGAGCAAGAGCCGGAGCAGCAAGCGGAGACCGCCACCGCCGATCCGAACGGTACCCCGTCGACCCCCGAAAAGACAAAGACGGCCGTCGTGGTCACCTTCCAGCTCCCCAAGAGCGCCTACGCCACCGTCGCGCTGCGGGAACTGATGGGCGTCGACGAGTCCGAAGTCGCCGCGGCTCCTACGGCTGCCTCCGCTGCCCCTGCTGCTGCCATCACTGATACTACCGCTGCTGCCCCCGAGGCTGCCGAG GCATCACCGCTTCACGGCTCAAAAAG CATATATATGTACAATGCCACCTACAAGGCCAATCCTACTCTTACCAACCCACTTA AATCTTTTTGTTTGTATTGTTCCAAGCCGAATAGACAATCGCTTGGATACACAATAATGCCTACAGTCTTTGCTGAATATCCACCGCCACCGCCGCTTGTCCAGGTACACGTCTGCCTCCGCTACATATATCCAGAAAGTAAATCTGACCCCCTGAAGGCGTAA
- a CDS encoding 2OG-Fe(II)oxygenase, which produces MAATAVDKEGLFIPLIDFSAFLNGNAAKRKETAKQVLDGFQNAGFIYLENVPISQDLRAATFAKSADFFSQSDAVKQGLGWTTPQANRGYSAPGREKVSNLTTNEEIEKVRAGNPDLKESFEIGRDGEPDHPNQWPVERDGERVAGFKTQMLEFFGQCKALHVEVMRAIAVGMGLEDERFFDGYTDVGDNTLRLLHYPSVDPNVFKVNPGQVRAGEHSDYGSITLLFQDDRGGLQVRSPNGRFVDATPIAGTVVVNAGDLLARWSNDTIKSTIHRVVEPPRKPEDGEEYPPRYSIAYFCNPNFKSHIEAIPGTYATEDEKKYDGINSGQYLVQRLTATY; this is translated from the exons ATGGCAGCTACAGCAGTAGACAAGGAAGGCCTCTTCATCCCC CTCATTGACTTCTCAGCTTTCCTCAACGGCAACGCCGCCAAGCGCAAGGAAACAGCAAAGCAAGTCCTCGACGGCTTCCAAAACGCAGGTTTCATCTACCTCGAAAACGTCCCCATCAGCCAGGACCTCCGCGCCGCCACGTTCGCCAAATCAGCAGACTTCTTCTCCCAGTCCGACGCCGTCAAGCAAGGCCTCGGCTGGACCACCCCGCAGGCCAACCGCGGCTACTCCGCCCCCGGCCGCGAAAAGGTCAGCAACCTCACCACCAATGAGGAAATCGAAAAGGTGCGCGCGGGGAACCCGGACCTCAAGGAGAGCTTCGAGATTGGCCGCGACGGCGAGCCGGACCACCCGAACCAGTGGCCCGTCGAGCGGGATGGCGAGCGCGTGGCCGGGTTCAAGACGCAGATGCTCGAGTTCTTTGGGCAGTGCAAGGCGCTGCACGTCGAGGTGATGCGCGCCATTGCTGTGGGTATGGGGTTGGAGGACGAGCGGTTCTTTGACGGGTATACCGACGTCGGGGACAACACGCTGCGTCTGCTGCATTACCCTTCCGTCGACCCCAACGTCTTCAAGGTGAACCCGGGTCAGGTGCGTGCTGGAGAGCACAGCGATTACGGGTCGATTACGCTGCTGTTCCAGGATGACCGCGGTGGGTTGCAGGTGCGGAGTCCGAATGGGCGGTTCGTGGACGCTACGCCTATTGCTGGGACGGTCGTTGTGAATGCTGGGGATTTGCTTGCGCGGTGGAGCAACGATACCATCAAGAGCACGATTCACCGCGTCGTGGAGCCGCCGCGGAAGCCGGAGGACGGAGAGGAGTATCCTCCCCGTTACAGCATTGC GTACTTTTGCAACCCCAACTTCAAGAGTCATATCGAGGCTATCCCGGGGACGTATGCCACGGAGGATGAGAAGAAATACGATGGTATAAACAGCGGGCAGTACCTCGTGCAGAGGCTGACGGCCACGTACTAG
- a CDS encoding HET domain-containing protein translates to MRLLNVETRKLQEFVINIPRYAILSHTWGDDEVTFQDLERPDHTKKRGYTKINGLCCLAAKNGFEWVWVDTCCIDKTSSAELSEAINSMFRWYKESHICYAYLEDIQPEKCPAYIEDDKPHNDLDRVDYEWPSDEPEEYDFPAAFVSHFGSSRWFTRGWTLQELLAPKNLYFFNAAWKEFGTRSTLAHRIESITSIPARFLRKHPHPDFRSAKVAVRMSWAARRQTTRVEDVAYSLLGIFDVNMPMLYGEGERSFERLQTEILKQASDDSILAWARKGENESNLERPQTEMMKQSSDESIPSWTWKYKGKPKPVKNLDGGFGIFMGEGVLAQCPDDFAWWTSTQAMDFYEKSNFSADVTTRGLRVTLPVLKSRGKSSYGVLNCMVDNNFDQILAVRLYHTDVADEYERETNGLVTLSWQTVKKCQQTTFCLLKSDQQRLSHERSLWNNWRRAVIRIQGPDDWATRLVKVESESYYQEEGGSIFAEVDTQCWSRILLHYKKIPVDGKQDNSSNEDGFVVVLDERTSLRALFSLQLEPPPFICYTMPVQKGVELEHLISDNQHGQLHWHIPRNELRDLSKLRNSFSLKAGVPQAKIEREKFLDQERFLVKISYTQSLAQYATPITRTITNLRPRMSPQWARGLHCNALLIMHNAFIIQIPYIACLLNSKRRMVGWKETLVCEGLMLLNILIRSKACLTLLHTPMAPWNDDIEFYYQKIDLVFAVLFPFSMYTLFPRSRKELKVNPVVSVLCSIAILKLAMRGRKLLEDLQ, encoded by the coding sequence ATGCGACTCCTGAACGTCGAAACGAGAAAGCTACAAGAATTCGTCATCAATATACCAAGATATGCGATATTGTCACACACCTGGGGCGACGACGAGGTCACTTTCCAAGACCTCGAACGCCCTGATCACACCAAGAAGCGAGGCTACACCAAAATCAACGGTCTCTGCTGCTTAGCAGCCAAAAATGGCTTTGAATGGGTATGGGTAGACACCTGTTGCATCGACAAGACGAGCAGCGCTGAGCTCTCCGAAGCTATCAACTCTATGTTTCGCTGGTACAAAGAATCACATATCTGTTATGCCTACCTCGAAGATATCCAGCCAGAGAAATGCCCGGCCTACATCGAAGATGACAAGCCCCACAATGACCTGGACCGAGTTGACTATGAGTGGCCATCAGACGAGCCAGAAGAGTACGACTTTCCAGCGGCATTCGTTAGTCACTTTGGCAGCAGTCGGTGGTTCACAAGGGGCTGGACGTTGCAGGAGCTGCTCGCTCCTAAAAACCTCTACTTCTTTAATGCCGCCTGGAAAGAATTTGGTACACGCTCCACGTTGGCGCACAGGATCGAGTCCATTACCAGTATACCGGCCAGATTCCTTAGAAAGCATCCCCACCCTGACTTTCGCTCCGCTAAGGTCGCTGTGCGAATGTCGTGGGCCGCTCGGAGGCAAACCACGAGGGTGGAGGATGTAGCGTACTCTCTCCTTGGGATATTCGATGTGAACATGCCCATGCTCTATGGCGAGGGAGAAAGGTCTTTTGAAAGACTGCAAACCGAGATTCTGAAGCAGGCTTCCGACGATTCGATACTCGCATGGGCAAGGAAGGGCGAGAATGAAAGCAATTTGGAGAGGCCGCAGACCGAGATGATGAAGCAGTCTTCGGACGAATCGATACCATCATGGACATGGAAGTACAAGGGCAAGCCAAAGCCGGTCAAAAACCTTGACGGTGGATTTGGCATCTTTATGGGCGAAGGGGTGTTGGCCCAGTGTCCTGATGACTTTGCCTGGTGGACCTCAACCCAGGCTATGGATTTCTATGAGAAAAGCAACTTCAGCGCTGATGTGACAACCCGTGGTCTACGTGTCACTCTTCCTGTCCTCAAAAGCCGGGGGAAATCGTCCTACGGTGTGCTCAACTGCATGGTGGACAACAATTTCGACCAGATTCTTGCGGTTAGGCTATATCATACCGATGTCGCCGACGAGTATGAGCGGGAAACGAATGGTCTCGTCACTCTATCTTGGCAGACTGTGAAGAAATGTCAACAAACGACTTTTTGCCTTCTCAAGTCTGATCAGCAGCGTCTGTCTCACGAACGATCTCTTTGGAACAATTGGAGGAGAGCAGTCATCCGAATCCAAGGCCCAGACGATTGGGCCACAcgcttagtaaaagtagagtcAGAGTCTTATTACCAAGAGGAAGGGGGTTCGATATTTGCGGAAGTTGACACTCAGTGCTGGTCACGAATTCTTCTTCACTATAAGAAAATCCCGGTGGATGGCAAACAAGATAACAGTAGCAATGAGGATGGATTTGTCGTTGTCTTGGACGAAAGGACATCCCTCAGAGCCTTGTTCTCTCTCCAGCTAGAACCTCCACCGTTCATCTGCTACACTATGCCTGTGCAAAAAGGAGTGGAACTGGAACACCTTATATCAGACAACCAGCATGGTCAACTTCATTGGCACATACCACGCAATGAACTTCGCGACTTGTCAAAACTTAGGAACAGTTTTTCATTGAAAGCTGGCGTTCCCCAGGCTAAGATTGAACGAGAAAAGTTCCTCGACCAGGAGCGGTTTCTTGTcaaaatttcttatacccaGTCGTTGGCCCAATATGCCACACCTATTACCAGGACCATCACGAATTTGCGCCCAAGGATGAGTCCACAATGGGCTCGTGGCTTGCACTGCAATGCTTTGCTTATAATGCACAATGCCTTCATCATTCAGATTCCCTACATTGCCTGTTTACTAAATAGCAAAAGACGTATGGTCGGCTGGAAGGAGACTCTTGTGTGTGAAGGCCTAATGCTCTTGAACATCCTCATTCGCTCCAAAGCCTGTCTCACACTTCTGCACACGCCGATGGCGCCATGGAATGACGACATTGAATTTTATTATCAGAAGATAGACCTGGTATTTGCCGTTTTGTTTCCCTTTTCAATGTATACTTTGTTCCCTCGTTCCCGCAAGGAGCTTAAAGTCAACCCAGTGGTCTCTGTATTGTGCTCGATAGCAATTCTCAAACTAGCGATGCGTGGACGAAAGCTCTTGGAGGATCTGCAATGA